In Oryza sativa Japonica Group chromosome 2, ASM3414082v1, the following are encoded in one genomic region:
- the LOC4328871 gene encoding basic leucine zipper 19 yields the protein MAQLPPRAPSAAAAAGQEWSAMAAAGEFLGFAAARRGAHRRSASDSAAFLMEAAVPMDDVIVGVGGGGEFDRLDDEQLMSMFSDVEAPAVSDGGGERGPAGEAHLMDMGDGDDGMGATSPAGAGAMAAAAAAAAADGIADPKRVKRILANRQSAQRSRVRKLQYISELERSVTTLQMEVSALSPRVAFLDHQRSLLTVGNSHLKQRIAALAQDKIFKDAHQEALKKEIERLRQVYHQQQIKATGGADIATAASMQAKHELLACEGAAMR from the exons ATGGCGCAGTTGCCGCCGagggcgccgagcgcggcggcggcggcggggcaggagtggtcggcgatggcggcggcgggggagttTCTTGGgttcgcggcggcgaggaggggggcGCACAGGAGGTCGGCGAGCGACTCGGCGGCGTTCCtgatggaggcggcggtgccGATGGACGACGtcatcgtcggcgtcggcggcggcggcgagttcgACCGGCTCGACGACGAACAGCTCATGTCCATGTTCTCCGACGTCGAGGCGCCGGCGGtgtccgacggcggcggcgagagggggcCGGCCGGGGAGGCGCACCTCATGGACATGGGTGACGGGGACGACGGGATGGGGGCGACCTCGCCGGCCGGCGCTGgcgcaatggcggcggcggcggccgccgccgccgcggacggcATTGCCGACCCCAAGAGAGTCAAGAG GATTTTGGCAAACAGGCAGTCGGCGCAGCGGTCAAGGGTGAGAAAGTTGCAGTACATCTCTGAGCTTGAGCGCAGCGTCACCACTCTCCAG ATGGAGGTGTCAGCACTGTCACCTCGTGTGGCCTTCCTTGATCATCAGCGGTCGCTGCTCACCGTCGGCAACAGCCATCTCAAGCAAAGAATCGCCGCCCTCGCACAAGACAAGATCTTCAAAGATG CTCACCAGGAGGCTCTGAAGAAGGAGATTGAGCGGCTACGCCAAGTGTACCACCAGCAGCAGATCAAGGCCACCGGAGGCGCCGACATCGCCACGGCGGCCTCAATGCAGGCCAAGCATGAGCTGCTGGCGTGCGAGGGAGCGGCGATGCGATAG